In a genomic window of Streptomyces pristinaespiralis:
- a CDS encoding RidA family protein produces the protein MTEKTALTPSTHTAPPAKFSHGVRKGNILQVAGQVGFLPAEEGKAPTPAGPTLREQTLQTFANVEAILEEGGASWDDVMMIRVYLTDTAHFAEMNEIYNEYFKDLTVAPAARTTVYVGLPAGLLIEIDALAVLD, from the coding sequence ATGACCGAGAAGACCGCCCTCACCCCGAGCACCCACACCGCGCCGCCCGCCAAGTTCTCCCACGGCGTGCGCAAGGGCAACATCCTCCAGGTCGCCGGTCAGGTCGGCTTCCTGCCGGCCGAGGAGGGCAAGGCCCCCACCCCCGCCGGCCCCACCCTGCGTGAGCAGACCCTCCAGACCTTCGCCAACGTCGAGGCGATCCTCGAGGAGGGCGGCGCGAGCTGGGACGACGTGATGATGATCCGTGTCTACCTCACGGACACGGCGCACTTCGCCGAGATGAACGAGATCTACAACGAGTACTTCAAGGATCTGACGGTCGCCCCCGCCGCCCGTACGACCGTCTACGTCGGCCTCCCCGCCGGCCTGCTCATCGAGATCGACGCCCTGGCCGTCCTGGACTGA
- a CDS encoding IclR family transcriptional regulator: MSQTVDRALSILPLLAEGPADLGQVADRLGVHKSTALRLLRTLHEHGLVHRQQDQRYRLGARLFALAQEAVENLDVREIAHPHLVALNEQIGHTVHLAVYEESEVLYIDKVESRYPVRMYSRIGKPVAITVAAVAKLLLADLPEAERRALAEKLDFPMYTSRSIPNAGAFLKELATVREQGWATDLGGHEESINCIGAPIRGADGRVVAAMSVSAPNVVVTADELLTLLPLVRRTADAISREYSGQAPRQEERP; the protein is encoded by the coding sequence ATGAGCCAGACCGTCGACCGCGCGTTGAGCATCCTTCCGCTCCTCGCGGAGGGGCCCGCCGACCTCGGACAGGTCGCCGACCGCCTCGGCGTGCACAAGTCCACCGCGCTGCGGCTGCTGCGCACCCTCCACGAGCACGGCCTCGTCCACCGCCAGCAGGACCAGCGCTACCGCCTCGGCGCCCGCCTGTTCGCGCTGGCACAGGAGGCCGTGGAGAACCTCGACGTACGCGAGATCGCCCATCCGCATCTCGTCGCCCTCAACGAGCAGATCGGGCACACCGTCCATCTCGCCGTGTACGAGGAGAGCGAGGTCCTCTACATCGACAAGGTCGAGAGCCGCTACCCGGTGCGTATGTACTCCCGTATCGGCAAGCCCGTCGCGATCACCGTCGCGGCCGTGGCGAAGCTGCTGCTGGCCGACCTGCCGGAGGCCGAGCGGCGCGCACTCGCCGAGAAGCTCGACTTCCCCATGTACACGTCCCGTTCGATCCCGAACGCCGGCGCCTTCCTCAAGGAACTGGCGACCGTGCGCGAACAGGGCTGGGCCACCGACCTGGGTGGCCACGAGGAGTCCATCAACTGCATCGGGGCCCCCATCCGCGGTGCGGACGGCCGGGTCGTCGCCGCCATGTCGGTGTCCGCACCGAACGTCGTCGTCACGGCCGACGAACTCCTCACCCTCCTCCCGCTGGTGCGCCGCACCGCCGACGCCATCAGCCGGGAGTACTCAGGACAAGCACCCCGACAGGAAGAACGCCCATGA
- a CDS encoding sugar kinase, which translates to MTASVHGPVDVVCLGESMVTFLPTQAGRLADVPSFVRGIGGAESNVACALAAAGHRTRWVGRVGADGFGDHLVSAIAAYGVDTSAVARDPERPTGVYFRTATDRATDAHEVVYYRAGSAASAMSPHTVPSGAIRSGRVLHLSGITAALSPDCLALMRDLATRRDGGPLVSFDVNHRPGLWGDPSAAGVLLELARGADIVFVGEDEAEEAWGVRGADAIRAALPEPSVVVVKRGAAGAVSFTRRPERHSTPDPGAVTDADTVTTVPAPRVTVTAPVGAGDAFAAGFLSATLRGLTAGQRLRHGHLWAAAALTVPGDLAAPPAAGHADQLAALDDEAWGRLHLGPGWTGEDQEVRTP; encoded by the coding sequence ATGACCGCGAGCGTGCACGGACCCGTGGACGTCGTCTGCCTCGGCGAGTCCATGGTCACGTTCCTGCCCACGCAGGCAGGGCGTCTCGCCGATGTGCCGTCGTTCGTCCGCGGCATCGGGGGCGCCGAGTCCAATGTGGCATGCGCCCTCGCCGCGGCGGGACACCGCACACGCTGGGTGGGCCGGGTCGGCGCCGACGGCTTCGGCGACCACCTCGTGTCGGCGATCGCCGCGTACGGGGTGGACACCTCGGCGGTGGCCCGCGACCCGGAGCGCCCGACGGGCGTCTACTTCCGCACGGCCACCGACCGGGCGACGGACGCGCACGAGGTCGTCTACTACCGGGCCGGCTCCGCCGCGTCGGCGATGTCCCCGCACACCGTGCCGTCCGGGGCGATCCGGTCCGGCCGCGTGCTGCACCTCTCCGGCATCACGGCGGCCCTCTCGCCCGACTGCCTCGCCCTGATGCGCGACCTCGCGACCCGGCGGGACGGCGGCCCGCTCGTCTCCTTCGACGTGAACCACCGGCCCGGCCTGTGGGGCGACCCGTCCGCCGCGGGCGTCCTGCTGGAGCTGGCCCGTGGGGCGGACATCGTGTTCGTCGGGGAGGACGAGGCGGAGGAGGCGTGGGGAGTGCGGGGCGCGGACGCGATCCGCGCGGCACTGCCGGAGCCGTCGGTGGTGGTCGTGAAGCGTGGTGCGGCGGGGGCGGTGTCCTTCACCCGCCGCCCGGAACGGCACTCCACCCCCGACCCGGGCGCCGTCACCGATGCCGACACCGTGACCACCGTCCCCGCCCCCCGCGTCACCGTCACCGCCCCCGTCGGCGCCGGCGACGCCTTCGCCGCCGGGTTCCTGTCCGCCACGCTGCGCGGGCTCACGGCCGGGCAGCGGCTGCGGCACGGGCACCTGTGGGCCGCGGCCGCGCTCACCGTCCCCGGGGACCTGGCGGCGCCGCCCGCCGCCGGTCACGCCGACCAGCTGGCCGCCCTGGACGACGAGGCCTGGGGGAGACTGCACCTCGGCCCCGGGTGGACGGGGGAGGACCAGGAGGTACGTACACCATGA
- a CDS encoding amino acid deaminase, with product MAADNAVARLADEPADHRFKALPPDAEGLTVGELAASRRNLFTGGFTTPVLALSAESVEHNLALLETYSERHGLAFAPHGKTSMSPQLFARQLERGAWGITAAVPHQARVYRAFGIRRIFLANEVVDAAALRWIAGELDADPDFRLVCYVDSVRGVELMDEALRGVSRPLDVVVELGAGDGARTGARTEADCAAVADAVAATSTLRLVGVAGYEGEVPKADGDRVRAWLRRLVAIAADFDGSGRFAGTDEIVISAGGSAWFDAVADVFAEIPALSRPVLKLLRSGAYVSHDDGHYRHLTPFNRVPEEGALQPAFRLWAQVVSRPTPDQAFVNAGKRDAAYDIDLPKAQVVRDARTGDIRPADGITVTGLSDQHGWLATTAEADLEVGDWVGMGLSHPCTSFDKWQLIPVVERDGTVTDFIRTFF from the coding sequence ATGGCTGCCGACAACGCCGTCGCACGGCTCGCCGACGAACCGGCCGACCACCGGTTCAAGGCGCTCCCGCCCGACGCCGAAGGGCTCACCGTCGGTGAGCTGGCGGCCTCCCGCCGCAATCTCTTCACGGGCGGCTTCACCACCCCCGTCCTCGCGCTGTCCGCCGAGTCCGTCGAGCACAACCTCGCCCTGCTCGAGACGTACTCGGAGCGCCACGGGCTCGCCTTCGCCCCGCACGGCAAGACCTCCATGTCACCGCAGCTCTTCGCACGCCAACTGGAGCGCGGCGCCTGGGGCATCACGGCGGCCGTCCCCCACCAGGCCCGTGTCTACCGCGCCTTCGGGATCCGGCGGATCTTCCTCGCCAACGAGGTCGTCGACGCTGCCGCCCTGCGCTGGATCGCCGGCGAACTCGACGCCGACCCGGACTTCCGCCTCGTCTGCTACGTCGACTCCGTCCGCGGCGTCGAGCTCATGGACGAGGCCCTGCGGGGCGTCTCGCGCCCGCTCGACGTCGTGGTGGAACTCGGCGCCGGCGACGGGGCCCGCACCGGCGCCCGCACGGAGGCGGACTGCGCCGCGGTCGCCGACGCGGTGGCGGCCACCTCGACGCTGCGCCTGGTCGGCGTGGCCGGTTACGAGGGCGAGGTCCCGAAGGCCGACGGCGACCGGGTACGCGCCTGGCTGCGGCGGCTGGTGGCGATCGCCGCCGACTTCGACGGCTCGGGCCGTTTCGCCGGCACCGACGAGATCGTGATCAGCGCGGGCGGCAGCGCGTGGTTCGACGCGGTCGCCGACGTCTTCGCCGAGATCCCCGCGCTGTCCCGCCCCGTGCTGAAGCTGCTGCGTTCCGGCGCGTACGTCTCGCACGACGACGGCCACTACCGGCACCTCACCCCCTTCAACCGGGTCCCCGAGGAGGGCGCGCTCCAGCCCGCGTTCCGGCTGTGGGCGCAGGTCGTCTCCCGTCCCACCCCCGACCAGGCCTTCGTCAACGCGGGCAAGCGGGACGCCGCGTACGACATCGACCTCCCGAAGGCCCAGGTCGTCCGCGACGCCCGCACCGGCGACATCCGCCCGGCCGACGGCATCACCGTCACCGGCCTCTCCGACCAGCACGGCTGGCTCGCCACGACGGCGGAGGCGGACCTGGAGGTCGGCGACTGGGTGGGGATGGGGTTGTCGCATCCGTGCACGTCGTTCGACAAGTGGCAGCTGATTCCGGTGGTGGAGCGGGACGGCACGGTGACGGACTTCATCCGCACGTTCTTCTGA